A genomic window from Amia ocellicauda isolate fAmiCal2 chromosome 15, fAmiCal2.hap1, whole genome shotgun sequence includes:
- the LOC136771817 gene encoding uncharacterized protein LOC136771817, translated as MLWCDGWRVWFLLATWLFCGLSNAQLESEDPFETEDDLHGRVKRFHEPDEDVFLWDEYTPLDLHRSNAGADKMGHFPSQPGVDDDDDDDDDDDEGNLAWHDLEQDHEEAWKSPQDPVEASNWDKVVNKNVASNAFFNEDRDRSNPIKVANVLNADGYWDEDSDLDVSQDGALEVSESEGVGSDWLDLSTLPRDGVESLPLIGDPEAVTPGVAVSRSDNEMNDATLEEEKAGSDLHLNDEANERGDEANAGVLPDDADGSDSEPEGEDVSQVPEPSVACGNGSMLIQFSLQRYTRIFLRKAGRRLLPVLKLPRSCKHTVRRSNSSLVLIASFKGCYIFNLRKDHELHEALTLQYYDLVLKKPFVATVSCPVTTTPMPEPPKGLSISCSEVCMTVQLPAGPLSAVKILDSSKTLVPVLQTPTLCGYALVKKDGKNILTIPYTACDVKLVEKRYIIQVAYVTSGGEGAEIQVSCPYKPLVPKQGCQIPKRQQVSCGPKRMGSKACLAKGCCVDSDTGHCYYPLEECTADGHFVFVVHRTFSVNPASLVVAGNKSCTPVICTADFAVFKFPVTGCGTHAFVVGETTIYLAEVMALARRNSLNYGVITRDSPFRLLVECRYAEGNLASTGYLVKNPYLPNAILSHGVFGVQLRIATDDTYSRFYPQYHRPLRLLLGRPVFLEVQLLNAPDPSLVLLVHYCVAYPRSAQAVWVLVYEGCPNPLDYGHTSTLHINHKQPLPKHHRRFEIRTFQFMDQVTHRYLREEIYFMCSTEVCSPSAKQCVEGCFDGRKLPVVEDPNADERCARKPCPGMAKRSAGLLAQ; from the exons atgttgtggTGTGATGGATGGAGAGTGTGGTTTTTGCTGGCTACATGGCTGTTCTGTGGTTTGTCAAATGCTCAGCTGGAGAGTGAGGATCCATTTGAAACTGAGGATGACTTGCATGGCAGGGTGAAGCGCTTCCATGAACCTGATGAGGATGTGTTCCTCTGGGATGAATACACTCCCCTGGATCTTCACAGGTCTAATGCAGGTGCTGATAAAATGGGTCATTTTCCTTCACAGCCtggtgttgatgatgatgatgatgatgatgatgatgatgatgaaggtAACCTGGCTTGGCATGACTTGGAGCAAGACCATGAGGAAGCATGGAAGTCTCCACAAGACCCTGTAGAAGCTTCTAACTGGGATAAGGTGGTGAACAAAAATGTTGCCTCTAATGCCTTCTTCAATGAGGATCGTGACCGCTCTAATCCTATAAAAGTGGCTAACGTTCTTAATGCTGATGGCTACTGGGATGAAGACTCTGACCTTGATGTGAGTCAAGATGGTGCTTTGGAGGTGTCTGAATCTGAGGGTGTAGGCTCGGATTGGCTTGATCTGTCCACTTTACCAAGAGATGGTGTGGAGAGCCTTCCACTGATCGGGGACCCTGAGGCTGTCACGCCTGGTGTTGCAGTTTCTCGCAGTG ATAATGAGATGAATGATGCCAccttggaggaggagaaggctGGCTCTGACCTGCATTTAAATGATGAGGCTAATGAGCGAG GTGATGAGGCCAATGCTGGTGTCCTCCCAGATGATGCTGATGGTTCAGACTCTGAGCCTGAGGGAGAGGACGTGTCCCAAGTTCCAGAGCCAAGTGTCGCTTGTGGGAACGGCAGCATGTTGATCCAGTTCTCCTTGCAGCGTTACACTCGGATCTTCCTGCGGAAAG CTGGAAGGAGACTACTCCCAGTTCTGAAGCTCCCCAGGTCCTGTAAGCACACGGTGAGGCGAAGCAACAGCTCCCTGGTGCTGATTGCATCCTTCAAGGGCTGCTATATATTTAACTTG AGGAAGGACCATGAACTCCATGAAGCACTGACCCTCCAGTACTATGACCTGGTCTTGAAGAAGCCATTTGTGGCCACagtgtcttgcccagtgaccacCACTCCAATGCCTGAACCTCCCAAAGGCCTGTCCATCTCCTGCAGTGAAGTGTGCATGACTGTGCAGCTACCTGCTGGTCCCCTGTCAGCTGTGAAAATCCTGG ACTCCTCCAAAACCTTGGTCCCTGTGCTCCAGACCCCCACGTTGTGTGGCTATGCCTTGGTGAAGAAGGATGGCAAGAACATCCTGACCATCCCGTACACTGCCTGTGATGTAAAGCTTGTG GAGAAGAGGTACATTATCCAGGTGGCTTATGTGACTAGTGGGGGAGAGGGAGCAGAGATCCAGGTATCCTGCCCCTATAAACCACTTGTGCCAAAGCAAG GATGCCAGATCCCCAAGAGACAGCAGGTATCGTGTGGTCCCAAGAGAATGGGCTCCAAAGCCTGCCTTGCCAAGGGTTGCTGTGTAGACTCGGACACTGGCCACTGCTACTATCCTCTGGAAG aatgcactgctgACGGGCACTTTGTCTTTGTGGTCCATCGCACCTTCTCTGTGAACCCTGCCTCCTTGGTGGTTGCTGGCAACAAGTCCTGCACCCCGGTCATCTGCACCGCAGACTTTGCAGTCTTCAAGTTCCCTGTGACTGGCTGTGGAACCCATGCATTT GTGGTGGGGGAGACCACTATCTACCTGGCTGAAGTAATGGCCCTGGCCAGACGCAATAGCCTGAACTATGGAGTCATCACTAGGGACAGTCCCTTCAG gctgctggtggagtGTCGCTATGCAGAGGGGAACTTGGCCAGCACTGGATACCTGGTGAAAAACCCTTACCTGCCCAATGCAATTCTGTCCCATGGGGTGTTTGGGGTGCAGCTCAGGATTGCCACAG ATGACACCTACAGCCGGTTTTACCCTCAGTACCACCGGCCCCTGCGGCTCTTGCTGGGCAGGCCAGTCTTCTTGGAGGTGCAGCTGCTGAATGCCCCTGACCCCAGCCTGGTGCTGCTGGTGCACTACTGTGTTGCCTACCCCCGCTCTGCCCAGGCTGTCTGGGTGTTGGTCTATGAGGG CTGCCCCAACCCTCTGGACTACGGTCACACCTCCACCCTGCACATCAACCATAAGCAGCCTCTGCCCAAGCACCACCGTCGCTTTGAGATCCGCACCTTCCAGTTCATGGATCAAGTGACTCACCGCTACCTCCGTGAGGAG ATCTACTTCATGTGCTCCACGGAAGTCTGCTCCCCATCAGCCAAGCAGTGTGTGGAAGGATGCTTTGATGGGCGCA AGCTCCCAGTGGTTGAGGACCCCAATGCTGACGAGCGCTGTGCCAGGAAGCCTTGCCCAGGAATGGCCAAGAGATCTGCAGGCCTGCTGGCCCAGTGA